A window of Cryptomeria japonica chromosome 3, Sugi_1.0, whole genome shotgun sequence contains these coding sequences:
- the LOC131874292 gene encoding uncharacterized protein LOC131874292 — MNWASQSSQNSGMLLLDFEKAYDRIEWSFIHMMLEAFGFPPFFCKAVSMLLQDACAQIDINGSLSDTFPLGRSIRQGCPLAPALFAIASDALFYLLRDNTLSPTVQGISLPNNEELINSQFADDTAIFFKNTADNFENLQSKLKIFCKISGAKISHSKSICLGWNEHPPEWFKNYEFQWGGPQKIVKYLGIPFAINPSLKDMWLWVKGKITKKLNMWHNRAISFAGRLQVCQKILSSYNIYYSFAWMFSNYQIFEIQKAVRDFLWSDGQGKKKMHSVQWKWCCTDKLTGGLGLKDLRIQGISLAAKWIFHSMNGDAPWKILVRNNIERGFPTKAKFWNNMPFNDLVIGNFPISVQGSEVFKSIWKAWNIVRPFIVNKGFHDDTQIYGERSIWWNLKLSGKPLALLQGCSAKHWASKGIISFIDIFEHDNLISWEELKNTFSLPNSQKKTYNMILKATQNLPPTCHVDSQRYLQCKWSDGTILSKIKANNIYKILAYDDSIRGHINKIWYSSLDVSSWKKFFVILWKGWVEPKIKCFKWLFILDRLPIQRNNHDNNLCKICNLPETSRHIFFDCSFARNIWNLFGIYYPTHVSIIEIVTGYIKGLKADSNIFWNILSSNILWQIWKCRNEEKFQDTPRVLTEFFLKLTSLKISLQVHTTMMMDHKKLCRFLQDGHATFFAFELKNGHEWRRNLDNLQVFEKTLDKVSKEIKRNRNSKKDILAMLPEIPNKKKFAWMEGEQGWTTWVDITDGHLH, encoded by the coding sequence ATGAACTGGGCTTCTCAGTCCAGTCAGAACTCGGGCATGTTACTCCTTGACTTCGAAAAAGCATACGATAGGATTGAATGGAGCTTCATTCACATGATGCTTGAAGCTTTTGGTTTTCCTCCCTTCTTCTGCAAGGCTGTCAGTATGCTTCTCCAGGATGCTTGCGCCCAAATTGACATTAATGGCTCCCTGTCTGATACCTTTCCCTTGGGAAGGTCCATACGGCAAGGCTGCCCTTTGGCCCCTGCTCTCTTCGCCATTGCTTCTGATGCTCTATTTTATCTTCTTAGAGATAATACACTTTCCCCTACTGTCCAAGGCATATCTCTCCCCAACAATGAGGAGCTCATCAACagccaatttgctgatgacacggcTATTTTCTTTAAAAATACTGCTGATAACTTTGAAAATCTGCAATCCAAGTTAAAGATATTCTGTAAAATTTCTGGAGCTAAGATTTCGCATTCTAAGTCCATCTGTCTGGGATGGAATGAACACCCCCCTGAATGGTTTAAAAATTATGAATTCCAATGGGGAGGTCCCCAAAAGATTGTGAAATATCTTGGCATCCCCTTTGCCATAAATCCCTCACTGAAAGACATGTGGCTTTGGGTCAAAGGTAAAATCACTAAAAAATTGAATATGTGGCATAACCGTGCTATTTCCTTTGCTGGTAGACTTCAGGTCTGCCAAAAAATCTTATCCTCTTACAACATTTATTACTCCTTTGCGTGGATGTTTAGTAATTACCAAATTTTTGAGATTCAGAAGGCTGTTAGAGATTTTTTATGGTCTGATggtcaaggaaaaaaaaaaatgcactctGTCCAATGGAAATGGTGTTGTACTGATAAACTTACTGGAGGGCTGGGACTGAAAGACCTTAGGATCCAGGGTATATCCCTAGCCGCCAAATGGATCTTTCACTCCATGAATGGAGATGCCCCATGGAAGATTCTTGTTAGGAATAATATTGAGAGAGGCTTTCCTACTAAGGCTAAATTCTGGAATAACATGCCCTTTAATGATTTAGTCATTGGTAACTTCCCCATTTCAGTTCAAGGGTCGGAAGTTTTTAAATCTATCTGGAAAGCCTGGAATATTGTTAGACCATTTATTGTTAACAAGGGCTTTCATGATGATACTCAAATTTATGGTGAAAGGTCCATCTGGTGGAATCTTAAACTTTCAGGGAAACCCCTTGCTCTTCTACAGGGCTGTTCTGCCAAACATTGGGCCAGCAAAGGTATCATTAGCTTTATTGACATTTTTGAACATGATAATTTAATTAGCTGGGAGGAACTGAAAAATACTTTTAGTCTCCCAAACTCTCAGAAAAAAACTTATAACATGATTCTTAAAGCAACGCAAAATCTCCCTCCTACCTGCCATGTTGATTCTCAAAGGTACTTACAATGCAAATGGTCGGATGGGACCATCCTATCCAAGATTAAAGCTAATAACATTTACAAAATTCTTGCATATGATGATTCCATCCGTGGCCATATTAACAAAATCTGGTACTCCTCGCTggatgtttcttcttggaagaagtTTTTCGTTATTCTTTGGAAAGGTTGGGTGGAACCCAAAATTAAATGCTTTAAATGGCTCTTTATTCTTGACAGACTTCCTATTCAGAGAAATAACCATGATAATaatctttgcaaaatttgtaaTCTTCCGGAAACCAGCAGACATATCTTCTTTGATTGTTCTTTTGCTAGAAATATTTGGAATCTTTTTGGCATATACTACCCTACTCATGTTTCCATTATTGAAATTGTTACTGGTTATATTAAAGGTCTCAAAGCTGATTCTAATATTTTTTGGAATATTTTATCTTCTAACATATTATGGCAGATCTGGAAATGCAGAAATGAAGAGAAATTCCAGGACACTCCCCGGGTTCTTACTGAGTTTTTTCTTAAACTCACATCTTTAAAAATTTCCTTGCAGGTGCACACCACTATGATGATGGATCATAAGAAACTTTGTAGATTTCTTCAGGACGGACATGCCACCTTTTTTGCTTTCGAACTCAAGAATGGACATGAATGGAGGAGAAACCTGGATAACCTTCAAGTGTTTGAGAAGACTTTGGATAAAGTGAGCAAAGAAATCAAGAGAAACAGAAACTCCAAGAAAGACATCTTAGCCATGCTTCCGGAAATTCCAAATAAGAAAAAATTTGCATGGATGGAAGGAGAACAGGGCTGGACCACCTGGGTCGATATCACTGATGGACACCTCCATTAG
- the LOC131072048 gene encoding zinc finger CCCH domain-containing protein 19-like yields MIHMSEHLPILNTFPSSTFKEYVKKIKLLSNPEERARILQELPKVIAGPCLQQDSDIENLEENPENCSQANWEKAPKSSENIRNEQKGNDPGWSCSNWESDQNNVSDQDNNCKIVEKEWSAEDHSKMEVNRMKVASQPFGKSTPFSSSSRGPQERIHDMQKPSSSTPHISKKHPSWSKAGNNETDKVWRYRDRVGKVRGPFTIAQLRKWQKTGLLPLNLRIWKIFEHEDDSILLTDALAGRFYLFEESNDYSARFSVKVRRMESKDLSLWLDNIATTFPD; encoded by the exons TCAGAACACTTGCCAATCCTTAACACTTTTCCATCTAGCACATTTAAAGAATATGTGAAGAAGATCAAACTGCTAAGCAACCCTGAAGAGCGCGCTCGGATACTACAGGAGTTACCCAAAGTGATTGCTGGTCCATGCTTGCAACAAGACTCTGATATTGAGAACTTGGAGGAAAACCCAGAAAATTGTAGCCAAG CGAATTGGGAGAAAGCCCCCAAAAGTTCAGAAAATATTAGGAATGAACAGAAAGGAAATGATCCTGGTTGGAGCTGTTCTAACTGGGAGAGTGATCAAAATAATGTCAGTGATCAAGATAATAATTGCAAGATCGTGGAAAAAGAATGGAGCGCAGAAGACCATTCCAAAATGGAAGTTAACAGAATGAAAGTCGCTTCTCAACCATTTGGTAAATCTACTCCATTTTCTTCAAGTTCAAGAGGGCCACAAGAAAGAATCCATGATATGCAAAAACCTTCATCTTCAACGCCACACATCTCAAAGAAACATCCTTCATGGAGTAAAGCAGGTAACAATGAAACAGACAAGGTTTGGCGTTATCGGGATCGTGTAGGTAAGGTACGAGGACCATTTACAATTGCACAGCTTCGAAAATGGCAAAAAACTGGCCTTTTGCCTTtaaatttgaggatttggaaaataTTTGAGCACGAGGATGACTCAATTTTATTGACTGATGCACTTGCTGGAAGGTTCTATCTGTTCGAAGAGTCTAATGATTACTCTGCAAGATTCAGTGTGAAGGTGCgtagaatggaatcaaaagatttgtctttgTGGTTGGATAATATTGCAACTACGTTTCCTGATTAG